The Synergistaceae bacterium sequence CCTTCGGCACATGACTCCTTTGTTCACTCGTTCGGAATGAAAAAGGAAAAATAGCTATCCCCGTCAGGATAGCCATCGTTGTCCTCACATTCGTCCCCGGATATTGCGAGCGATGTGCTGTTATCGTTTCTGCCGAAGTTCCCTCCGCAGAAATTTCCAAACTAACGGAGGGATGCTATCACCCTCCAGAAATAATTGCAAGCAGAATTTCCCTCGCTACTTCAGCCACTTCTGCGCGCACAGATCCAGCTCGCCGCGAAGCGCCAGTTCGTTCCACACAAATTTCATCACTCGAATGTAATCGGGGTCGTCCAGAGGCAGCATGAATCCCATGAAGGACGTGGGCGTCAGAGGGGCGTCCACAAACGCCGCGTAGAGCCGGGGGTCTTTTTTGCTGTAAAGCAGGGCCTCGTAGGTTTCGGTGATCATGACATCCCCCTTGCCCTCCGCAATCAGGCCGGGAATCTCGGCGTTCTTTTCGTGGGTGGAAACCTGGGCCTTCGTCAGATTTTCCAGCACATATTTCTCGTTCGTCCCCCCCGGATTTTTGATGACTCGCACATTTGCCTGATTCAGGCTCTCCAGGGTCCTGAATTTGTCCTTATCTTCCGCCCGCACCAGGGCCACCTTGCCAAAAGGAGCGTAAAAAGGCAAAAAGTCCACCTTCACCGTCCTGGCCAGGGTCTGCGTAATGCCGCCGAGGGCCACGTCGTATTTGTCCGCCGCCAGATCTCCCAGCAGGTCCTTCCAGGCAGTGGCCACGTATTCCACTTTGACGCCCAGCTCCCGGGCCATCAGCTCAATCACGTCGATGTCATGGCCTTCGTACTTCCCATCGACCCGCATGGAAAACGGACGGTAATCCCCAGGCGTCCCCACCCGAAGGACTTTGTTTTCCAGGACGCGATCCAAACGCCCGCCGGCCTCCGCTCCGGAAACGTTCACCAGACACAGCGCCGCAACCGACAGAACAACCAGCTGTTTCCACATCGCACAACACCTCATCACACAACACCTCACACGGGAAATTTATTTCTTTTCCATATTGTTATATTATCATGTCAGTCTATGGTAAAATGCGACAAATTTATAGCAGGAATTATTTTTCCAAGTCCTGACCGCCGCTCA is a genomic window containing:
- a CDS encoding transporter substrate-binding domain-containing protein, coding for MWKQLVVLSVAALCLVNVSGAEAGGRLDRVLENKVLRVGTPGDYRPFSMRVDGKYEGHDIDVIELMARELGVKVEYVATAWKDLLGDLAADKYDVALGGITQTLARTVKVDFLPFYAPFGKVALVRAEDKDKFRTLESLNQANVRVIKNPGGTNEKYVLENLTKAQVSTHEKNAEIPGLIAEGKGDVMITETYEALLYSKKDPRLYAAFVDAPLTPTSFMGFMLPLDDPDYIRVMKFVWNELALRGELDLCAQKWLK